In the Halobacteriovoraceae bacterium genome, one interval contains:
- a CDS encoding aminotransferase class III-fold pyridoxal phosphate-dependent enzyme, whose product MEIKLIGQQEAVYASEILEKYYLEDFIPADKKPYLTKLKHSIGPYLAIESSNGNTAYLMDAASQIATMGLGFNPQSFLGVMSNYYTFNDLPNSESGELIIKAFKKFLKRKIGTQAEFIFCHSGAEANEIALGQCFERFEGKRKQVLAFEGSFHGRMQVALMSTWNPSKRIPFEMPNFEKTQYIPYPDIKDDDFDRDNTSEWKKLWENSTHKDFESLLDQYSLTHQTQSREIEVLQNVRLKLQGNSIFAIIIEPMQCEGGDNYATSAFYNALTILSKVYDVPLIFDEVQTGFHLGRDFFWFKSFNLTDSFGKELFPDFVTCAKKAQIGVVIDFIQTGHNRPNEFSITSLHRGLIHGQIIDQRSEQILKIESYTRNKLTSFVSKFSKYLACPRVCGISFAFDVIDKDFLNKFISKRFDIGLLYYPAGEKTLRFRTNLSFKESDIDFLFDRLDILADHLYNSKPLEPNQNIKIEHSLKDPILEWPQIFFKARQNKIDRDEVLAFCKKMTELTCIEIDSEKLGHITKDIVNLEEENYEEQRRTDISLFKQSVESAMGICLGLFDSNNQLIAISFSAPLEIFPFENGLRLDRNFHDPQSIYMIDTTVKKEFQGKNIGLHLKATLISLALLRGRNKIIGRTRQVLATSMFSVNMALGAYETQYIIEDYKDFLKYRDVIISEINLETHSPQILNSSLQNKVVSWDESKIEFIAPSLMNKICLSNFVSVDYLKNLKSISQNSPKELQHIYMASGQSECVDKIIKSIWYRSDKKRTGLMSIKGHHFGHGSFYSRAISGIRSVFDSHLIEASTKIKDIEEIIAKEKPLAFFISTFGNKISSHLPIELIDSIIEISQKHGVKVVVNDTSGHCFRGSKDHYFTVNEFKNTPDAFFCYLGGQAALCFVKDDIYVKDPLMMISTWDGDEASLTRAIFEKEWIEKNKEIFDKNTETFDEFMRKYLSQFKGQYLVKRGVVLSEKGFPTPLKHILPKATTTCFDTNYNARLAFEEKLRNLL is encoded by the coding sequence ATGGAAATTAAACTTATCGGCCAGCAAGAAGCAGTTTACGCATCTGAAATTTTAGAAAAATACTATCTTGAAGATTTTATTCCTGCGGATAAAAAACCATATTTAACTAAACTTAAACACTCTATTGGCCCATATTTGGCGATTGAATCCTCTAACGGTAACACCGCGTACCTTATGGACGCTGCTTCACAGATAGCAACAATGGGTCTGGGATTTAATCCTCAGTCTTTTTTAGGAGTTATGTCAAATTATTACACTTTCAATGACCTTCCAAATAGCGAAAGTGGAGAATTGATCATAAAGGCCTTCAAAAAATTTTTAAAAAGAAAAATAGGAACACAAGCGGAATTCATTTTTTGTCACTCAGGTGCAGAGGCCAATGAAATTGCTCTCGGACAATGTTTTGAAAGATTCGAAGGAAAAAGAAAACAAGTACTGGCCTTCGAAGGTTCTTTTCATGGCAGAATGCAGGTTGCACTTATGTCAACATGGAACCCTTCAAAAAGAATTCCATTTGAAATGCCCAATTTTGAAAAAACACAATACATTCCATATCCAGATATTAAAGATGATGATTTCGATAGAGACAATACTTCTGAGTGGAAAAAACTGTGGGAAAATTCTACACATAAAGACTTTGAAAGTCTTTTAGATCAATACTCACTCACTCATCAAACTCAGTCTAGGGAAATTGAAGTTCTGCAAAATGTAAGACTTAAATTACAAGGAAATTCAATCTTCGCTATCATCATAGAACCGATGCAATGTGAAGGTGGTGATAATTATGCGACCTCGGCCTTTTATAATGCACTTACAATTTTATCTAAAGTCTATGACGTCCCTCTAATATTTGATGAAGTCCAAACGGGTTTTCATTTAGGCAGAGATTTCTTTTGGTTCAAAAGTTTTAATCTAACGGATTCCTTTGGAAAAGAACTTTTCCCTGATTTTGTAACATGTGCTAAAAAAGCACAAATTGGCGTTGTTATTGACTTTATTCAAACTGGCCATAATAGACCAAATGAATTCAGTATCACATCATTACACCGAGGTTTAATTCATGGACAAATTATTGACCAACGGTCTGAACAAATATTAAAAATTGAAAGCTATACTCGAAACAAATTAACCTCATTTGTTTCAAAATTTTCGAAATATCTTGCATGCCCTAGAGTTTGTGGTATTTCATTTGCTTTTGATGTTATTGATAAAGATTTCCTCAATAAATTTATCTCAAAAAGATTTGACATAGGTTTATTGTATTATCCCGCTGGAGAAAAAACACTTCGTTTTAGAACTAATTTATCATTCAAAGAAAGTGATATCGATTTTCTTTTCGATAGGCTGGATATACTTGCTGATCATCTTTACAACTCTAAACCACTTGAACCAAATCAAAATATAAAAATCGAACATTCGTTAAAAGATCCAATCTTAGAATGGCCCCAAATATTTTTTAAAGCTCGGCAAAATAAAATTGATCGAGATGAAGTATTGGCCTTTTGCAAAAAAATGACTGAGTTAACCTGTATTGAAATTGATAGTGAAAAATTAGGGCATATTACAAAAGATATAGTCAACTTAGAAGAAGAGAACTATGAGGAGCAAAGAAGAACAGATATCTCTCTTTTTAAACAATCAGTTGAATCGGCAATGGGGATCTGTTTAGGTCTTTTTGATTCAAATAATCAACTCATTGCAATTTCATTTAGTGCACCCTTGGAAATTTTTCCTTTTGAAAATGGACTTCGATTAGATCGTAATTTTCATGACCCACAATCAATTTATATGATTGACACTACTGTAAAAAAGGAATTCCAAGGAAAAAACATAGGTCTTCATCTTAAGGCCACACTTATTTCTTTGGCCCTTCTACGGGGTAGAAATAAAATCATAGGTAGAACAAGACAAGTCCTAGCGACTTCTATGTTTAGTGTTAATATGGCCCTTGGTGCCTATGAAACTCAGTATATTATTGAAGATTATAAAGATTTTTTGAAATACCGAGATGTCATTATTTCTGAAATCAATCTTGAGACACACTCTCCACAAATTCTGAATTCTTCTCTCCAAAACAAAGTAGTCTCCTGGGATGAATCAAAGATCGAATTCATCGCCCCTAGTTTAATGAATAAAATATGCCTGTCAAATTTTGTTAGTGTTGATTATTTAAAAAATCTTAAGTCTATTTCTCAAAACTCTCCTAAAGAGCTCCAGCACATATATATGGCATCAGGGCAGTCTGAATGTGTTGATAAAATAATTAAATCTATCTGGTATCGTTCTGATAAAAAAAGAACAGGTCTTATGTCTATCAAAGGACATCACTTTGGGCATGGATCTTTTTATTCGCGAGCTATTTCAGGAATAAGATCTGTTTTTGATTCCCACTTAATTGAAGCTTCAACAAAGATAAAAGATATTGAAGAAATAATAGCCAAGGAAAAACCTTTGGCTTTTTTCATATCGACTTTTGGAAATAAAATATCATCACATCTCCCTATTGAACTCATTGATAGTATCATTGAGATTTCACAAAAACATGGTGTGAAAGTAGTTGTAAATGATACTTCTGGACATTGTTTTAGAGGATCTAAAGATCACTATTTTACAGTTAATGAGTTTAAGAATACACCTGACGCCTTTTTTTGCTACCTTGGAGGTCAAGCTGCTCTATGTTTTGTAAAAGATGATATTTATGTCAAAGACCCACTTATGATGATAAGCACATGGGATGGTGACGAGGCCTCACTTACAAGGGCGATTTTTGAAAAAGAGTGGATAGAAAAAAATAAAGAAATCTTCGATAAAAATACTGAAACATTCGACGAATTTATGAGAAAATACTTGTCACAGTTTAAGGGTCAATACCTTGTAAAACGGGGTGTAGTCTTATCTGAAAAAGGTTTTCCAACCCCTTTAAAGCATATTCTGCCAAAAGCAACAACAACCTGCTTTGATACAAATTATAATGCTAGATTAGCATTCGAAGAAAAGTTAAGGAATTTATTATGA
- a CDS encoding D-alanine--D-alanine ligase → MMVKNILIVWGGGGSEHEISCISAKFIHDTLCNNSNLKLFLVELTAEGTLKDSQYEYELTSTRYLNTLNSGHSIKIDYCIPYIHGNKGEDGQFSALLEVFSIPYLGPLPESHALCFNKISAKLWFSALGIPNTPFLIVEDNSIENRERIHDFFETHKEIYIKAASQGSSRGCYYVNNKNDIENKLNEAFQYSSYVVVEKNIQARELEISVYEYNGVLYVTNPGEIIVPSKFYTYEEKYSKNSHTQTLVEAPNIDQEIVEEMKNIARKAFIGLKLRHLSRVDFFLTQNNEILLNEINTFPGMTPISMFPKMMEHNGTKLEDFLIDKIFQG, encoded by the coding sequence ATAATGGTAAAAAATATTTTGATTGTGTGGGGAGGAGGAGGAAGTGAGCATGAAATCTCCTGTATTTCTGCCAAATTCATTCATGACACTCTATGTAATAATTCCAATCTCAAACTCTTTTTAGTTGAATTAACTGCCGAAGGAACTCTAAAAGATTCACAATATGAGTATGAACTTACATCTACTCGGTATCTTAATACTCTCAACAGTGGTCATTCTATAAAAATTGACTATTGCATCCCCTATATACACGGAAATAAAGGCGAGGATGGGCAATTCAGTGCTTTACTCGAAGTTTTCTCTATACCCTATTTAGGGCCACTACCTGAATCACACGCACTTTGTTTTAATAAAATAAGTGCAAAACTTTGGTTTAGTGCGCTTGGAATACCAAATACTCCCTTTTTAATTGTAGAGGACAATTCCATTGAGAATAGAGAAAGAATTCATGATTTTTTTGAAACTCATAAAGAAATTTATATTAAAGCTGCCAGTCAAGGTTCTTCTCGTGGTTGTTATTATGTAAATAATAAAAATGATATTGAAAATAAACTAAATGAAGCCTTTCAATATTCTTCCTACGTTGTCGTTGAAAAAAATATACAGGCCAGAGAACTTGAAATTTCAGTCTATGAGTACAATGGAGTTCTTTATGTTACTAATCCAGGTGAAATTATTGTTCCATCCAAGTTTTATACCTATGAAGAAAAATATTCAAAAAATTCACATACACAAACACTTGTAGAGGCACCAAATATTGATCAGGAAATTGTTGAAGAAATGAAAAATATTGCAAGAAAAGCTTTTATAGGATTGAAGCTAAGGCATCTTTCGAGAGTCGATTTTTTTCTCACACAAAATAATGAAATCCTTCTGAATGAAATAAACACTTTTCCTGGTATGACCCCAATTTCTATGTTCCCAAAAATGATGGAACATAATGGTACAAAATTAGAAGATTTTTTGATCGACAAAATCTTTCAAGGATAA
- a CDS encoding tetratricopeptide repeat protein, which yields MANDTDFIEARPAYGFIHQDSNFSEQKVLGREELARSYYLMAKVQYDKSDFDKAERNFLKSLEMADSPKDIYTIFKAHGFLIRIASERLEDLKAQKYIEESDKLIEQISTTLGSLTAEYFYNVGVVKTYRGEFKEARENYLLAYNKSKEENDPELLSKCILALGISFYNSKNYDVALDYLHQLNQLLKIIKKSYLCGSMFFFTAKIYSDLGHYDQALNYLRKSMAHLQEKKCWNMIGYIYLARGTVYKRMGDYDRAQLFYELALESIDQSLFKRLAGLIKSEIEDVNDSNVDLYLDKSNRKVVEKILGTIDFKHRFVLLEILFLLAKNSGQYYDKDKLAKEIWKDEYNPLIHDKLIYTSISRLRKLIEPKNGSGEKRKYIIRGKDGYTFNPLARIRFHVEDTVTINQSIANIEISSPV from the coding sequence GTGGCCAATGACACAGATTTTATTGAAGCAAGGCCGGCCTATGGTTTTATTCATCAGGATTCAAATTTTTCTGAACAAAAAGTTTTAGGCCGTGAAGAACTGGCCCGATCATATTACCTGATGGCGAAAGTGCAATATGATAAATCTGATTTTGATAAAGCTGAAAGAAACTTTTTGAAATCTTTAGAAATGGCAGATTCTCCCAAGGATATTTATACTATTTTTAAAGCTCATGGCTTTTTAATTAGAATAGCTTCTGAAAGATTGGAAGACCTAAAGGCACAAAAATATATTGAGGAATCAGATAAATTAATTGAACAAATTTCAACAACCTTGGGAAGTCTTACTGCTGAATACTTTTACAATGTTGGAGTAGTTAAGACTTATCGTGGAGAGTTTAAAGAAGCTCGTGAAAATTATCTATTAGCATACAATAAGTCAAAAGAAGAAAATGATCCAGAATTGTTATCGAAGTGTATTCTCGCTTTGGGTATTAGTTTTTATAATTCTAAAAACTATGACGTTGCACTTGATTATTTACATCAACTAAATCAGCTTCTAAAGATTATTAAAAAATCTTATTTATGTGGCTCCATGTTTTTCTTTACGGCAAAAATATACTCAGATTTAGGGCATTACGACCAGGCCTTGAATTATTTGAGAAAATCAATGGCACATCTCCAAGAAAAGAAATGTTGGAATATGATTGGGTATATCTACTTGGCCAGAGGAACAGTTTATAAGAGAATGGGAGATTATGATAGGGCCCAATTGTTTTATGAGCTTGCTCTTGAAAGTATAGATCAATCTTTGTTTAAGCGTCTTGCTGGTCTAATTAAAAGTGAAATTGAGGATGTGAACGATTCTAATGTTGACCTTTATCTCGATAAGTCTAATCGAAAAGTAGTTGAAAAAATTCTTGGTACAATTGATTTTAAACATAGGTTTGTACTTTTAGAAATTTTATTCCTATTAGCAAAAAATTCAGGGCAATATTATGATAAGGATAAATTGGCCAAGGAAATTTGGAAAGATGAATATAATCCTCTTATCCATGATAAACTCATTTATACAAGCATTAGTAGACTGAGAAAACTTATTGAGCCGAAAAATGGTTCTGGTGAAAAACGAAAGTACATCATTAGGGGAAAAGATGGTTATACCTTTAATCCATTGGCCAGAATTCGCTTTCATGTTGAGGACACGGTTACAATTAATCAATCAATTGCCAATATTGAAATTTCGTCACCTGTTTAG
- a CDS encoding GNAT family N-acetyltransferase has product MYTNRVFTNSISKNLITEVSELDRQFMDYPWSCDALESFFQNKKYRLYASFEGLRLIAFALFDEYDENELHLLKIVTHSGYLKQGLASKLLGMAKKESSKIYLEVRKNNHTANRLYIAQGFKYISTLPKFYSDGQSACIYIYK; this is encoded by the coding sequence ATGTATACAAATAGAGTTTTTACGAATTCAATTTCCAAAAATTTAATTACTGAGGTATCCGAACTAGACCGTCAATTCATGGATTATCCATGGAGTTGCGATGCGTTAGAAAGTTTTTTTCAAAATAAAAAATATAGACTATATGCTTCATTTGAAGGTTTACGTCTCATTGCATTTGCATTATTTGATGAATATGATGAAAATGAATTACATTTACTTAAAATTGTCACTCATTCTGGGTATTTAAAACAGGGACTGGCCAGTAAACTTCTCGGTATGGCAAAAAAAGAATCCTCTAAAATATATTTAGAAGTAAGAAAAAATAACCATACTGCTAATAGGCTTTATATAGCTCAAGGTTTTAAATATATAAGTACTTTACCAAAGTTTTACTCAGATGGGCAGTCTGCTTGCATCTATATCTATAAGTAA